One Paraburkholderia aromaticivorans genomic region harbors:
- a CDS encoding ATP-binding cassette domain-containing protein, with product MIRFNQFSLARGTKPLFDNTTFTLNPGEKAGLVGANGAGKSTLFAVLLGELHADGGDFSIPPNWQIAHVAQETPAADKTALAYTLDGDAALRAIEAAIAAASAAHDGAAEGEAHAAFADADGYTAPARAEALLLGLGFTLDQTRKPVSSFSGGWRMRLNLAQALMCRSDLLLLDEPTNHLDLDAIVWLEDWLDRYPGTLIVISHDREFLDSVCNVTLHLEQQQIKRYGGNYSQFEVLRAQQIALQQSAYEKQQRTVEHLQSYINRFKAQATKARQAQSRVKALEKMELIAPAHASSPFTFEFRTPDSAPNPMMVMEDVRCGYRSEGEPSVEIPIVDHVMLSIQNGQRIGLLGANGQGKSTLIKTLAGTLEALGGHVREGKGLRIGYFAQHQLETLRPDDTPLQHVARLAPDTREQELRDFLGSFNFSGEMATSKIAPFSGGEKARLALALIIWQKPNLLLLDEPTNHLDLETRYALTMALAQFEGTLILVSHDRHLLRATTDQFMLVAKHRLQEFDGDLDDYRDWLLQHAAEQRAALKAGAASSGANGGDSADNGVNRKEQRRLEAETRQKLAHLKKPLQSRITKIEKEMDTLNAEKATLDAFVVDPASYEPEQKSKLTEAIRRQADVNARLEALEAEWLETHEELEQIG from the coding sequence GTGATCCGCTTTAACCAGTTCAGCCTCGCGCGCGGCACCAAGCCGCTCTTCGACAACACCACGTTCACCCTCAACCCCGGCGAGAAGGCCGGCCTGGTGGGGGCGAACGGCGCGGGCAAATCGACGCTGTTCGCCGTGCTGCTGGGCGAATTGCATGCGGACGGCGGCGATTTTTCGATCCCGCCGAACTGGCAGATCGCCCACGTCGCGCAGGAAACGCCCGCCGCGGACAAGACCGCCCTCGCCTACACGCTGGATGGCGACGCCGCATTGCGCGCGATCGAAGCGGCGATTGCCGCCGCCTCCGCCGCGCATGACGGCGCGGCCGAAGGCGAAGCGCACGCCGCATTCGCCGACGCCGACGGCTACACCGCGCCCGCGCGCGCCGAAGCCCTGCTGCTCGGCCTCGGCTTCACGCTCGATCAGACCCGCAAGCCGGTCAGCAGCTTCTCGGGCGGCTGGCGCATGCGGCTGAATCTGGCGCAGGCGCTGATGTGCCGCTCCGATCTGCTGCTGCTCGACGAACCGACCAACCACCTGGATCTCGACGCGATCGTCTGGCTCGAAGACTGGCTGGACCGTTATCCGGGCACGCTGATCGTGATCTCGCACGACCGCGAATTCCTCGATTCGGTCTGCAATGTCACGCTGCATCTGGAACAGCAGCAGATCAAGCGCTATGGCGGCAACTACTCGCAATTCGAAGTGCTGCGCGCGCAGCAGATCGCGCTGCAGCAAAGCGCGTACGAGAAGCAGCAGCGCACGGTCGAGCATTTGCAGAGCTACATCAACCGCTTCAAGGCGCAGGCCACCAAGGCGCGCCAGGCGCAGAGCCGCGTCAAGGCGCTGGAAAAGATGGAACTGATCGCGCCGGCGCATGCGTCCTCGCCATTCACGTTCGAATTCCGCACGCCCGATTCCGCGCCGAATCCAATGATGGTGATGGAAGACGTGCGCTGCGGCTACCGCAGCGAAGGCGAACCCAGTGTCGAGATTCCGATCGTCGATCACGTCATGCTGTCGATCCAGAACGGTCAGCGCATCGGGCTGCTCGGCGCGAACGGCCAGGGTAAGTCCACGCTGATCAAGACGCTGGCCGGCACGCTGGAGGCGCTCGGCGGCCACGTGCGCGAAGGCAAAGGGCTGCGCATCGGCTACTTCGCACAGCATCAACTCGAAACGCTGCGCCCGGACGACACGCCGTTGCAACACGTCGCGCGCCTCGCACCGGACACGCGCGAGCAGGAATTGCGTGACTTCCTCGGCAGCTTCAACTTTTCCGGCGAGATGGCGACCTCGAAGATCGCGCCCTTCTCCGGCGGCGAAAAAGCCCGCCTCGCACTCGCGCTGATCATCTGGCAAAAGCCGAACCTGCTGCTGCTCGACGAACCGACCAACCATCTGGATCTCGAAACACGTTACGCGCTGACCATGGCGCTCGCGCAGTTCGAAGGCACGCTGATTCTGGTGTCGCACGACCGGCATCTGCTGCGCGCCACCACCGATCAATTCATGCTGGTCGCGAAACATCGGCTGCAGGAATTCGACGGCGACCTTGACGACTACCGCGACTGGCTGCTTCAACATGCGGCCGAACAGCGCGCGGCGCTCAAGGCGGGCGCGGCGTCGAGCGGCGCGAACGGCGGTGACAGCGCGGACAACGGCGTGAATCGCAAGGAACAGCGGCGCCTCGAAGCGGAAACGCGTCAGAAGCTCGCGCATCTGAAAAAACCGCTGCAAAGCCGGATCACGAAGATCGAGAAGGAAATGGACACGCTCAACGCGGAGAAGGCGACGCTCGATGCGTTCGTCGTCGATCCGGCGAGTTACGAGCCCGAACAGAAAAGCAAACTGACGGAGGCGATCCGCCGTCAGGCAGATGTGAACGCGCGCCTCGAAGCGCTCGAAGCCGAATGGCTCGAGACTCATGAGGAACTCGAACAAATCGGCTAG
- a CDS encoding CaiB/BaiF CoA transferase family protein, with protein sequence MQGLRVLDLTRLLPGPVAALRLAELGADVLKIEAPGAGDPTRTMMQSSSDRVAGRPGAFYRLVNRGKRETRLDLKSEAGRNVLCALAAEADVLIESFRPGVMERLGLGYETLRALNPRLVYCAISGYGASGPFVDHAGHDLNYIGYAGVLDQLAGRDGAPILPNFQIADLLGGALSAVTQILAALWHVSRGGEGRFVDVSMTHVTHAHNVVAQVALANDGAAPAAGAGLLNGGVPCYNLYRTLDNRWLAVGALELKFWETLCMALDRPEWATRHWSLGQAIGGPDAAALIQELADVIGKRPLEEWVLLLEPLDCCVSPVLTAAEAARHPLFNP encoded by the coding sequence CTGCAAGGGCTGCGCGTGCTCGATCTGACACGCCTGCTGCCGGGACCGGTCGCCGCCCTGCGGCTCGCCGAGCTGGGCGCCGACGTGCTGAAGATCGAAGCGCCCGGCGCCGGCGATCCCACCCGCACGATGATGCAGTCGTCGAGCGATCGCGTGGCCGGGCGGCCCGGCGCGTTTTACCGGCTGGTGAATCGCGGCAAGCGCGAAACGCGCCTCGACCTCAAGTCCGAGGCGGGACGCAACGTGCTGTGCGCGCTCGCCGCGGAAGCGGACGTGCTGATCGAGAGTTTCCGGCCCGGTGTGATGGAGCGGCTGGGCCTCGGCTACGAAACGTTGCGCGCGCTCAATCCCCGGCTGGTCTACTGCGCAATCAGCGGATACGGCGCGAGCGGTCCGTTCGTCGACCATGCAGGGCACGATCTGAACTACATCGGCTATGCGGGCGTGCTCGATCAACTGGCGGGCCGTGACGGCGCGCCGATCCTGCCGAATTTCCAGATTGCCGATCTGCTCGGCGGTGCCCTGAGCGCGGTCACGCAGATTCTCGCGGCGCTATGGCATGTGTCGCGCGGCGGCGAAGGCCGCTTCGTCGATGTCTCCATGACGCATGTCACCCACGCGCACAACGTGGTGGCGCAGGTCGCGCTCGCCAATGATGGCGCGGCGCCTGCTGCCGGCGCCGGTCTGCTGAATGGCGGCGTGCCCTGCTACAACCTGTACCGCACGCTCGATAACCGCTGGCTCGCGGTCGGCGCGCTCGAACTGAAGTTCTGGGAAACGCTCTGCATGGCGCTCGACCGACCCGAATGGGCCACGCGCCACTGGAGTCTCGGCCAGGCGATCGGCGGTCCGGACGCGGCCGCGCTCATACAGGAACTTGCCGACGTGATCGGCAAGCGTCCGCTGGAAGAATGGGTTTTGCTGCTGGAGCCGCTCGACTGCTGTGTCTCGCCGGTGCTGACG